A single region of the Bacteroidota bacterium genome encodes:
- a CDS encoding DUF971 domain-containing protein produces the protein MQPKQIKRTSPNEITFIWDDDRESIFTTDFLRGHCPCATCLHEQEENRRQGLFSLPIANQTELRSLELSGRNAIVITWGDGHKTGIYTWEYLRNLDGLQ, from the coding sequence ATGCAGCCCAAACAGATCAAACGCACATCTCCCAACGAAATCACATTTATCTGGGATGACGATCGTGAATCGATATTCACGACTGATTTTTTGCGCGGGCATTGTCCGTGTGCAACGTGCCTCCATGAACAGGAGGAAAACCGGCGTCAGGGTCTGTTCAGTCTGCCCATTGCCAATCAAACTGAGTTGCGTTCTCTCGAACTTTCCGGACGCAACGCTATTGTCATCACGTGGGGCGACGGGCACAAGACGGGAATTTATACGTGGGAGTATCTGAGAAATCTTGACGGCCTGCAGTGA
- a CDS encoding insulinase family protein — protein MSKNMLAFALVPLVVAAMIAGPPDVKKDAKVFPYPIHQTMLDNGLNIISIPFDSPGIIAYYTVVRAGSRNEIEPGLSGFAHFFEHMMFRGTDKYNKDAFNNVLKSIGADNNAFTNNDATVYHTLASADALETIMDVESDRFMNLKYTEEDFKTEAGAILGEYNKNYSSPFLSIFEKLYDNAYQHHTYKHTTMGFLKDIQDMPNQYEYSLKFFDRWYRPEYCAILVVGDVKHDKFVTLAKKYYGGWKRGSYVLEVPQEPPQTQEKYFELKWKAQTLPILAIGYHGPAFSDKHIDMPAIDLLSQYVFSQQSELFRKLVVEEQAVEFVQGGQGDSRDPGMFNIFTRIKDPKNIDMVKKEIFAAIEKAKTTPISAKQLSDIKSFLKYSYAMGQDNANSIANSIAHYISMTGDPESVNRVYALYDKVTPDDLMMVANKYFGANNRTIVLLTQEGAN, from the coding sequence ATGAGCAAGAACATGCTCGCATTCGCGCTCGTGCCGCTTGTTGTTGCGGCAATGATCGCGGGTCCGCCGGATGTGAAGAAGGACGCTAAAGTCTTTCCGTATCCGATTCATCAAACGATGCTGGATAACGGGCTGAACATCATTTCTATTCCGTTTGACAGCCCCGGCATTATTGCGTATTACACAGTGGTTCGGGCCGGGTCGCGCAACGAAATCGAGCCCGGGCTCTCCGGTTTTGCGCATTTCTTCGAGCATATGATGTTTCGCGGAACGGACAAATATAACAAAGACGCGTTTAACAACGTTCTCAAATCCATTGGTGCCGACAATAATGCGTTCACGAACAACGATGCAACGGTGTATCACACACTCGCAAGCGCCGACGCGTTGGAAACGATCATGGATGTCGAATCTGACAGGTTCATGAATCTGAAATACACGGAAGAAGATTTCAAAACCGAGGCAGGGGCAATTCTCGGTGAGTACAATAAGAACTATTCAAGTCCGTTTCTTTCCATCTTCGAGAAGTTGTACGACAACGCTTACCAGCATCACACGTACAAGCACACAACAATGGGCTTCCTGAAAGATATTCAGGACATGCCGAACCAATACGAGTACAGCCTGAAGTTCTTCGACAGATGGTACAGGCCCGAGTACTGCGCGATTCTCGTCGTTGGCGACGTCAAGCACGACAAGTTTGTTACGCTGGCAAAGAAATACTATGGAGGCTGGAAGCGCGGAAGTTATGTGTTGGAAGTACCGCAGGAACCTCCGCAGACTCAAGAGAAGTACTTTGAATTGAAATGGAAAGCGCAGACTCTGCCGATTCTAGCCATCGGGTACCACGGTCCGGCGTTCAGCGACAAGCACATTGATATGCCTGCGATAGACCTGCTTTCGCAGTACGTGTTTTCGCAGCAATCGGAACTGTTCCGGAAGCTTGTTGTTGAAGAGCAGGCAGTCGAGTTTGTGCAGGGCGGGCAGGGGGATTCACGCGACCCCGGCATGTTCAACATCTTTACCCGAATCAAAGATCCGAAGAATATTGATATGGTGAAGAAGGAGATCTTTGCGGCAATTGAAAAGGCGAAGACAACGCCCATCTCGGCCAAGCAACTGTCCGATATCAAATCATTCCTGAAATATAGCTATGCGATGGGTCAGGATAATGCGAACTCGATTGCCAACAGCATCGCCCACTACATTTCGATGACCGGCGACCCGGAAAGCGTCAACCGTGTGTATGCCTTGTACGACAAAGTAACGCCGGATGACTTGATGATGGTGGCGAACAAATATTTCGGCGCCAACAACCGCACGATTGTTCTGCTGACACAGGAAGGAGCGAACTGA
- a CDS encoding zinc-binding dehydrogenase, translated as MMKAAFVTKYGGPEVLEIRETAIPRPLPDQILIQVKAVGLNFADVMGRFGVYPGTPPPPFILGLEFSGEVVEVGANVTEFKGGERVMGYSRHGSHAEYVCVGEKLATRLPASMGYEEGAAFLVVYLTAYHGIVRLANIRRGEKLLVHAAAGGAGLATLQLGRHLGAEIFGTAGTEAKLELARNNGAHHAINYNTIDFAEEIKRITGGYGVDVVMDAVGGLVYDKSWNLLAGMGRYILYGLAAVAGKGALNKLKAATVMSVMKPIFPVQLMSANKSIFGFNLGTLKGKESYFKEAALELLKLYDLGVLKPLIGKIFPFKDIVEAHRALQTRQTVGKVVVLMGA; from the coding sequence ATGATGAAGGCTGCATTTGTCACAAAATACGGGGGACCGGAAGTTCTGGAAATCCGGGAAACGGCGATACCGCGTCCGTTACCCGACCAGATCTTGATTCAAGTGAAGGCAGTCGGGCTCAATTTCGCAGACGTGATGGGACGTTTTGGCGTGTATCCCGGAACCCCGCCACCGCCATTCATTCTCGGGCTTGAATTTTCGGGTGAAGTTGTTGAAGTGGGGGCAAATGTAACCGAGTTCAAAGGGGGAGAGCGAGTGATGGGCTACAGCCGTCACGGAAGTCATGCCGAGTATGTTTGCGTGGGCGAAAAACTTGCAACGCGCTTGCCTGCATCTATGGGGTACGAAGAGGGCGCGGCGTTTCTGGTTGTGTACCTGACGGCGTATCATGGTATTGTCCGGCTTGCGAACATCAGGCGCGGAGAGAAGCTTCTTGTGCACGCCGCCGCCGGAGGTGCAGGGCTGGCGACGTTGCAATTGGGCAGGCATCTCGGGGCCGAGATATTCGGCACCGCGGGAACGGAAGCAAAGCTTGAATTAGCGCGCAACAACGGCGCGCATCATGCCATCAATTACAACACAATTGATTTTGCCGAGGAGATCAAGCGTATTACCGGAGGCTATGGGGTTGATGTGGTGATGGATGCAGTGGGCGGGCTTGTGTACGACAAAAGCTGGAATCTGCTTGCCGGGATGGGTCGCTACATTCTGTACGGACTCGCGGCCGTTGCCGGCAAGGGGGCACTCAACAAATTGAAGGCCGCCACCGTCATGTCGGTTATGAAGCCGATTTTTCCCGTTCAACTCATGAGCGCCAATAAATCCATCTTCGGTTTCAACCTTGGCACGTTGAAAGGAAAGGAATCGTACTTCAAAGAAGCAGCCCTTGAGTTGTTGAAGCTGTACGACTTGGGCGTACTGAAGCCTCTCATAGGAAAGATCTTTCCGTTCAAGGATATTGTGGAAGCTCATCGGGCCCTGCAAACCCGCCAAACTGTCGGCAAGGTTGTTGTGCTGATGGGTGCATGA
- a CDS encoding helix-turn-helix transcriptional regulator produces the protein MRNKLKMFREAKGFSQEELGERPGASRQTITAIEREKYDPSLPLALEIGALIRKPVEQIFVDTDEK, from the coding sequence ATGAGAAATAAACTGAAAATGTTCAGAGAAGCAAAGGGATTCTCACAGGAGGAACTCGGCGAGCGGCCCGGCGCTTCACGTCAAACCATCACTGCAATCGAGAGAGAGAAGTATGATCCGAGCCTGCCGCTGGCGCTGGAAATCGGCGCATTGATTCGGAAACCCGTTGAGCAGATTTTCGTTGATACGGATGAGAAGTGA
- a CDS encoding phosphoribosylaminoimidazolesuccinocarboxamide synthase: MAYPVITQTSSERFKPTKQGKVRDLYDLSDSLLIVATDRISAFDVILPDGIPNKGRVLTQISAFWFRHLSAVVGNHIITTKVTEFPEPFRSAPEIFGGRSMLTKKLKPIEVECVVRGYISGSGWSEYKKSKSICGITLPDGLRESDKLSEPIFTPTTKAPIGTHDENISFDDVVNLVGKELATKLRDLTIGLYTKGAEYAAGKGIIIADTKFEFGLDENGEVVWIDEALTPDSSRFWPMDRYKPGSAQPSFDKQFVRDYLLSIQWNKQPPPPKLPEEIIRTTSRKYEEALKLLTGKPVA; the protein is encoded by the coding sequence ATGGCCTACCCGGTTATTACCCAGACTTCGTCTGAAAGGTTCAAGCCGACGAAACAAGGAAAAGTACGCGATCTGTATGATCTCAGCGACTCACTTCTCATTGTTGCAACCGACAGGATTTCAGCGTTTGACGTGATTCTCCCTGACGGGATTCCCAACAAGGGAAGAGTTCTTACACAGATTTCGGCATTTTGGTTCCGGCATCTTTCCGCTGTTGTCGGCAATCATATTATTACGACAAAGGTGACCGAATTTCCCGAGCCGTTCCGCTCGGCGCCGGAAATCTTCGGCGGCCGAAGCATGCTGACGAAGAAGCTGAAGCCGATTGAAGTCGAATGTGTCGTTCGCGGCTACATTTCCGGCTCGGGATGGAGTGAATACAAGAAGTCCAAATCCATTTGCGGAATAACTCTCCCCGACGGGTTAAGAGAATCGGACAAACTCAGCGAGCCGATCTTCACGCCAACAACAAAAGCCCCCATCGGCACGCACGACGAGAACATCTCGTTTGACGATGTTGTGAACCTTGTCGGAAAAGAGCTTGCAACGAAATTGCGCGACCTGACAATAGGACTGTACACAAAAGGGGCGGAGTACGCGGCAGGCAAAGGCATCATCATCGCCGACACAAAATTTGAGTTCGGTTTGGATGAGAACGGCGAGGTTGTATGGATTGATGAAGCCTTGACGCCCGACTCTTCGCGCTTCTGGCCGATGGATCGCTACAAGCCCGGCAGCGCCCAACCAAGTTTCGACAAGCAGTTTGTCCGCGACTACCTTCTCTCCATTCAGTGGAATAAACAACCGCCTCCGCCGAAGCTTCCCGAAGAGATTATCCGCACAACAAGCAGAAAATACGAAGAGGCGTTGAAACTTCTCACGGGCAAGCCGGTGGCGTGA
- a CDS encoding insulinase family protein gives MRSLTLGIIFGVLLSTTAVAKTPIKVTEIRSQNSPLITFRIILRAGSINDWKGKEGINALTAFMIAQGGTKDLKYQEVVATMYPWAANVNVQPENEITTFVGQVHRDHLDAYYKLFSDLLLSPRFDPDDFTRNKDLLLSYLEKNLRGTDDENLGKEAFLISLFKDHPYGTAGATVQGLTSITLDDVKAYYKNMYTTGRIWIGIAGGYPASLVATMRSDFSKLPEGKFEPVQLPAPRKIEGLEIDFVQKPARGTAISMGHPLPITRKDKDFYALMVANSYLGEHRTFNGVLMNRLRGDRGLNYGDYSYIERFTGGTSGTTFPNVNTPLRQQYFSVWLRPVQPENAHFAVRAAMYELEKFVDKGLSEKDFEATRKFVTNYSKLWAQTLDRRLGYKMDSEFYGTEYFIDRIEKELKTLKVSDVNTAIKKYIDPKNMKVAIVANDAQDLMEKMAKNEPSPITYASPVSERILEEDKVIAMLPLGINKTKSRVVPVGELFENESPGRVLERKDVERFR, from the coding sequence ATGAGATCACTTACACTCGGTATCATTTTCGGCGTGCTGCTCTCGACAACGGCGGTTGCCAAAACACCCATCAAAGTAACCGAAATCCGGAGTCAGAATTCCCCGCTGATTACGTTCCGTATTATCCTTCGGGCAGGCTCCATCAACGACTGGAAGGGTAAGGAAGGCATCAACGCCTTAACCGCGTTCATGATTGCACAGGGCGGGACTAAGGATTTGAAATATCAGGAAGTGGTTGCGACGATGTATCCCTGGGCTGCCAATGTCAACGTCCAGCCGGAAAACGAAATCACGACATTTGTTGGTCAGGTTCATCGCGATCATCTCGATGCATATTACAAGTTGTTCTCCGATTTGTTGCTAAGTCCGCGGTTCGATCCGGATGACTTCACGCGGAACAAGGATCTCCTGTTGAGTTATCTTGAAAAGAACCTTCGCGGAACAGATGATGAAAACCTGGGCAAAGAGGCTTTTCTGATTTCTCTCTTCAAAGACCATCCGTATGGAACGGCCGGCGCAACAGTGCAGGGCTTGACATCCATTACGCTCGACGATGTCAAAGCGTATTACAAGAATATGTATACGACGGGAAGAATCTGGATCGGAATTGCCGGCGGCTATCCGGCGTCGCTTGTTGCCACAATGAGAAGCGATTTCAGTAAGCTTCCCGAGGGCAAGTTCGAGCCGGTACAGCTTCCCGCCCCCCGCAAGATCGAGGGGCTGGAAATCGACTTTGTCCAGAAGCCCGCCCGCGGAACTGCAATTTCCATGGGGCATCCGTTGCCGATAACTCGCAAGGACAAGGACTTCTACGCCCTGATGGTTGCTAACTCGTACCTCGGCGAACATCGAACGTTCAACGGCGTTCTGATGAACCGCTTGCGCGGAGACAGGGGATTGAACTACGGCGACTACTCGTACATCGAGCGTTTCACGGGCGGAACTTCCGGCACAACATTCCCGAATGTCAACACGCCGCTTCGGCAACAATACTTCAGTGTGTGGCTGCGACCGGTACAGCCCGAAAATGCACATTTTGCCGTACGTGCAGCGATGTATGAACTGGAGAAATTCGTTGACAAGGGGCTTTCGGAAAAGGACTTCGAGGCGACACGCAAATTCGTGACGAACTATTCAAAACTCTGGGCACAAACACTTGACCGGAGACTCGGATACAAAATGGATTCCGAGTTCTACGGCACGGAGTATTTCATAGATCGGATTGAGAAAGAGCTGAAGACACTGAAGGTTTCAGACGTCAACACTGCCATCAAGAAGTACATCGATCCGAAGAACATGAAGGTAGCCATCGTGGCGAACGACGCTCAAGACTTGATGGAAAAGATGGCGAAGAACGAGCCGTCGCCTATAACGTATGCATCGCCGGTTTCCGAACGAATTCTTGAAGAAGACAAAGTCATTGCCATGCTTCCGCTCGGCATCAACAAGACGAAATCACGCGTTGTTCCTGTCGGGGAATTGTTTGAGAACGAGAGCCCGGGAAGAGTGTTGGAAAGAAAGGACGTAGAAAGGTTCCGGTAG
- the aat gene encoding leucyl/phenylalanyl-tRNA--protein transferase — protein MTGLNINEPSLDPEFLIVAYCNGYFPMATSRNGPIEWFSPDPRTIIPLDDFKVSRSLKQDIRKKEFEIRIDTAFEEVMRYCSDREDTWISEEIIAAYTKLNDAGFAHSVETWFRGSLVGGLYGVAIRGAFFGESMFSLLKNASKVALFHLVERMKAGKFILLDSQYMTEHLRSLGAIEIPRSTYLNLLSKALAIETKFSDWK, from the coding sequence ATGACAGGCCTGAACATCAACGAACCCTCGCTTGACCCCGAGTTTCTCATTGTCGCCTACTGCAACGGCTACTTCCCTATGGCGACTTCACGCAACGGGCCTATTGAGTGGTTTTCGCCCGATCCCCGGACAATCATTCCTCTGGATGATTTCAAGGTGTCAAGAAGCCTGAAACAGGACATTCGGAAGAAAGAGTTCGAAATCCGGATCGACACGGCATTTGAAGAAGTAATGCGTTATTGCTCCGACCGCGAAGACACCTGGATTTCGGAGGAAATCATTGCCGCGTATACCAAGTTGAACGATGCAGGATTTGCGCATAGCGTCGAGACATGGTTCAGAGGTTCATTGGTTGGAGGACTTTACGGCGTTGCCATTCGAGGCGCGTTCTTCGGCGAATCGATGTTTTCCCTCTTGAAAAACGCGTCAAAAGTTGCACTGTTTCATCTCGTTGAGAGAATGAAAGCCGGCAAGTTCATCTTGCTTGATTCACAGTACATGACGGAACATCTTCGAAGTCTCGGTGCCATCGAAATTCCGCGAAGCACATATCTCAACCTGCTATCGAAGGCGTTGGCAATCGAAACCAAGTTCTCGGATTGGAAGTAG
- a CDS encoding methyltransferase domain-containing protein, whose amino-acid sequence MMTDETGVDEPHYWDIRYRNNQDSWDMGTPTPVFVDLLESGRFEPGKTLVLGCGKGYDAVLFAQHGFPVTAIDFSPEAIKHTRSLAEEKHVALELVQEDIFDYSLGISGEFDYVVEYVTFCAIDPSRRPEFASVVPSLMKPAGRFIGLFFPLDNRSGGPPFSVSMDEVNRLFGKKLELISVEAPERSVSPRRGKEILTIWRKL is encoded by the coding sequence ATGATGACCGACGAAACAGGAGTGGATGAACCTCACTATTGGGATATACGGTATCGCAACAACCAGGATAGTTGGGATATGGGAACTCCCACTCCGGTGTTTGTGGATTTGCTTGAGTCCGGTCGATTCGAACCGGGGAAGACGCTTGTCCTGGGTTGCGGCAAGGGGTATGATGCAGTTCTTTTTGCTCAACACGGCTTTCCGGTTACTGCAATTGATTTTTCCCCCGAAGCCATAAAACACACACGCTCGCTTGCGGAGGAAAAACATGTTGCCCTCGAATTGGTGCAGGAAGATATTTTTGACTACTCGCTGGGAATTTCCGGAGAGTTCGATTACGTTGTTGAGTATGTAACGTTCTGCGCGATTGATCCTTCGCGAAGACCGGAGTTTGCTTCAGTTGTTCCTTCTCTCATGAAACCGGCAGGGAGATTTATCGGGCTGTTCTTCCCGCTCGACAACCGTTCGGGAGGTCCGCCGTTTTCCGTTTCGATGGACGAGGTTAACAGGCTGTTCGGGAAGAAACTTGAATTGATATCGGTAGAAGCGCCGGAAAGATCGGTGAGCCCTCGAAGAGGCAAGGAAATACTCACAATTTGGCGGAAGCTGTAA
- a CDS encoding DUF4032 domain-containing protein, which translates to MIASPSKLDGNLQFFVPGESLPVLFNLPWQESLEQWEEHGIRLLEVKSGLSRHVVRFVESNSHRYAIKETSLESARREYATYIRLREMEIHTLWPVGFVARNDGTTIIETKVGRLPQERHTGFLITELMEKVVPDSFLFRRGFSKESRRRIWDAVIRLFVEMHSQGVYWGDASLANMLINFSNEAEPELGPRTRLRAVLADAETVEIHRSITDSLRHADVEFFLESMQWTEADLRASGIVRDAVMTDEDYRFILDSYHKRYAVEQEMRSFELMTHIDVDKLLGDFDVKGYAKVLLKHISEHKWYVSERLGREVPLVDAAEEWYRDVFQPVCKVFLQYDVADFFPEKTAASLYVEIMEHKYLLSEKAGKDVGLIVAARDFVKNKATRKLPQPILRSIIRELRALFKRLPPALQLIYS; encoded by the coding sequence ATGATTGCCTCTCCTTCAAAGCTCGACGGGAATCTGCAGTTCTTTGTTCCCGGCGAATCCCTGCCGGTACTCTTCAACCTCCCCTGGCAAGAGTCCCTTGAACAATGGGAGGAACACGGCATCAGACTTCTCGAAGTGAAAAGCGGGCTCTCGCGTCACGTTGTGCGCTTTGTAGAATCGAACAGCCATCGGTATGCCATCAAGGAAACGTCGCTGGAAAGCGCCAGGCGGGAATATGCAACGTATATCCGGCTTCGCGAAATGGAAATTCATACTCTGTGGCCTGTCGGCTTCGTAGCGAGGAATGACGGTACAACAATCATCGAGACGAAAGTCGGACGGTTGCCGCAAGAACGCCATACCGGCTTTCTCATTACGGAGTTAATGGAGAAAGTAGTCCCGGATTCGTTCCTGTTCAGGAGAGGCTTCTCAAAGGAAAGCAGAAGAAGAATCTGGGATGCCGTAATTCGATTGTTTGTAGAAATGCACTCTCAAGGTGTGTACTGGGGTGATGCGTCGCTTGCCAACATGTTGATCAACTTCAGCAACGAGGCCGAGCCCGAACTTGGCCCTCGCACTCGATTGCGCGCCGTACTTGCCGATGCCGAAACAGTCGAAATCCACCGCTCGATTACCGATTCACTGCGCCATGCTGATGTTGAGTTCTTTCTTGAGTCGATGCAATGGACTGAAGCGGACTTGCGCGCAAGCGGCATTGTGCGTGACGCCGTCATGACCGACGAAGACTATCGGTTCATTCTCGACTCATATCACAAACGGTACGCGGTTGAGCAGGAAATGCGGTCGTTCGAGCTGATGACGCACATTGATGTTGACAAACTGCTTGGTGATTTCGACGTGAAGGGGTATGCGAAGGTATTATTGAAACATATCAGTGAACACAAATGGTACGTCAGCGAACGGCTCGGCCGTGAAGTACCGCTTGTTGATGCGGCAGAAGAGTGGTACAGGGATGTGTTTCAGCCTGTATGCAAAGTGTTTCTGCAGTACGATGTCGCCGATTTTTTTCCGGAGAAAACAGCGGCAAGTCTCTACGTCGAAATTATGGAACACAAATATCTTCTCAGCGAAAAGGCGGGTAAGGATGTCGGATTGATCGTGGCTGCACGTGATTTTGTGAAGAACAAGGCAACACGAAAACTGCCGCAGCCAATTCTTCGTTCCATCATCAGGGAGTTGAGGGCATTATTCAAACGTCTTCCTCCTGCTTTGCAGCTGATCTATTCCTGA